The following proteins are co-located in the Bacillota bacterium genome:
- a CDS encoding type II toxin-antitoxin system prevent-host-death family antitoxin, with protein MRLATQKLRQQLSAVLDRIVRTDERVQVQRWGRPAAALVGLHDFRRLQVLKRRRPATSSTK; from the coding sequence GTGCGTCTGGCAACGCAGAAGCTGCGGCAGCAACTGAGCGCAGTCCTGGACCGAATCGTACGTACCGACGAGCGCGTCCAGGTGCAGCGGTGGGGCCGCCCCGCCGCCGCACTGGTGGGGCTGCACGACTTCCGCCGGCTTCAGGTGCTGAAGCGGCGCCGCCCTGCCACTTCCTCGACGAAGTAA
- a CDS encoding MFS transporter, with translation MGTSRKAVYSLGSLGAGLLNNAVTTYIVFYYVDVLKTPAAAIAKMMVIWSIWNAINDPLLGFISDGTRSRFGRRIPYIIWGWLPLVASFYLLWAPPAPIREAASGSLVWYFLAAICVYDFLYTMVVLNWTSLFPEMFPELKERSAVSAMRSAWALVGLVLGVALGSTVAGVLGWEQMGLVFGAIGGLSLAASVLGAREDPRFSQTQALPLIPAVRSTLANFSFVTFALTSFSVQLTFAVIMAAIPFYTKYVLGLSLTENPLVLASTFAVIA, from the coding sequence GTGGGAACCTCACGCAAGGCGGTGTACAGCCTCGGCTCCCTGGGTGCGGGGCTCCTGAACAACGCCGTCACGACGTACATCGTCTTCTACTACGTGGACGTCCTCAAGACGCCTGCCGCGGCCATCGCGAAGATGATGGTGATCTGGAGCATCTGGAACGCCATCAACGACCCGCTGCTCGGCTTCATCTCGGACGGCACCCGAAGCCGCTTCGGGCGGCGCATCCCGTACATCATCTGGGGCTGGCTCCCGCTGGTGGCCTCGTTTTACCTGTTGTGGGCACCCCCCGCCCCCATCCGCGAAGCGGCGTCGGGATCGCTTGTCTGGTACTTCCTGGCCGCCATCTGTGTGTACGACTTTCTCTACACGATGGTGGTGCTCAACTGGACGTCGCTGTTCCCCGAAATGTTCCCCGAACTGAAGGAGCGTTCGGCCGTCTCCGCCATGCGATCGGCTTGGGCGCTGGTCGGGCTGGTGCTGGGCGTGGCGCTGGGGTCCACCGTGGCCGGCGTGCTCGGCTGGGAGCAGATGGGACTGGTGTTCGGCGCGATCGGCGGCCTGAGCCTGGCGGCCTCCGTCCTGGGCGCGCGCGAAGATCCGCGGTTCTCGCAAACCCAGGCGCTTCCCCTCATTCCCGCTGTGCGTTCCACGCTGGCCAACTTCTCTTTCGTCACCTTCGCCCTCACCAGCTTCTCCGTCCAGCTAACGTTCGCCGTCATCATGGCGGCCATTCCGTTCTATACGAAGTACGTGCTGGGGCTCTCGCTTACGGAGAACCCGCTGGTGCTGGCCAGCACCTTCGCCGTCATCGCG